One Mya arenaria isolate MELC-2E11 chromosome 7, ASM2691426v1 genomic window carries:
- the LOC128240911 gene encoding uncharacterized protein CXorf38 homolog, whose protein sequence is MAAFEYYTESFKRNENRNWLKASMGLIITKRGLAPFVERTLETFKNCQVSPGQNCYSCLTAEIVPCDPRNKVCNKRNCKFHQGVIYRRCPNKVCNRFQKVIIIEHRFADRYNTVGPSWRNTNARDWCSNAWEVAKAFMPPDGYDKITTSEDTDLNGVVSVLINCLLFEQYISDLANDENVATKVRDIGRNVRHASKLEVTDDDLKQWFDDMRALFQIPQHLAANSNAQIAVDQLNKLETDQLHIERTDVLSAIKDVVTSLEHLKCSTDADQISKLRDIQQEIAAKVEVHKRDIGDFVDEKKAELTQHVLNASLQLKKTFRSRIRRLRNFFLCSFCLIVLYILVHKKL, encoded by the exons ATGGCGGCTTTTGAATATTACACCGAATCATTCAAACGGAACGAAAATCGCAACTGGCTGAAGGCATCGATGGGATTGATCATAACCAAACGTGGACTTGCACCTTTTGTAGAAAGAACTTTGGAAACGTTCAAAAACTGTCAGGTATCGCCAGGACAAAACTGTTATTCATGTTTAACGGCAGAAATTGTGCCCTGTGACCCTCGCAATAAGGTTTGCAATAAACGAAACTGCAAGTTCCATCAAGGTGTTATATATCGGCGGTGCCCGAACAAAGTGTGCAATCGATTTcaaaaagtaattattattgaacataGATTTGCTGATCGGTACAACACCGTGGGTCCTTCTTGGCGAAACACAAACGCACGGGATTGGTGTTCAAACGCGTGGGAGGTGGCGAAAGCATTTATGCCCCCAGACGGCTATGACAAGATCACCACATCAGAAGATACCGATTTGAACGGCGTTGTCAGTGTTCTTATCAACTGTCTCCTTTTTGAGCAATACATCTCTGACCTAGCGAACGATGAAAACGTTGCAACCAAG GTTCGTGACATTGGACGAAACGTACGCCATGCATCCAAACTTGAAGTCACGGACGATGATCTTAAACAATGGTTTGATGACATGCGAGCTTTGTTTCAAATACCACAACATCTTGCTGCGAACTCCAATGCTCAAATTGCAGTAGACCAACTGAACAAG TTGGAGACCGACCAATTGCATATTGAGAGGACGGACGTCCTAAGTGCTATTAAAGATGTAGTCACCTCATTGGAACATCTAAAATGTTCCACAGATGCTGACCAGATTAGCAAGCTTCGGGATATTCAACAGGAAATTGCAGCAAAGGTTGAAGTACACAAACGTGACATTGGGGATTTTGTGGATGAGAAAAAGGCTGAGTTGACACAGCATGTATTGAATGCCtcattacaattaaaaaaaactttcagatCGAGAATACGCAGACTTAGAAATTTCTTCCTCTGTAGTTTTTGTTTgatagttttatacattttagttcataaaaaattataa